From one Paenibacillus terrae HPL-003 genomic stretch:
- a CDS encoding S-layer homology domain-containing protein: MKRLLSMLLTVGLIIGLVPAALVGTAHAATGTYFIFPNEKYDVDSARSVNTDRITVNGTINGVNGSTISYSVFQLSKNGTTLNVVNKNESQKGGITVVGSTLKVTDIKLFPGLNRITFQSSQNSADMKDSIYVEYQDGPKVYDLSATLNGKTEQLVENQTAVLTDSGNSGTDDVKVVIQGTAPNADSVTLTSAKSSNTYTVNSYTGYKLTGSVVLSPGKNVVTLKVGNGTQALTVTREITIYTGKPEFSDLNLNMDGNVSADLTTSPDFTVSSTSGVVLKGKVLVPGGASDPGVATINARFTDVSNNGSAVGSASGIDATIDTANVVTSNGYKVYPFQVTVPSEVVVDHLTRVSLGLTYSDTSTPPSPSAVQFTLRSSTQPYIDDVNYLPDFNNQLLSRVNGSGSDQAAAIDEAMKLTGSSMKNKTTDAPSVPVGMEFIVVNGAPSSISELSGVSVHTVGSPQDVIRTINGKPTQVKKIVAYVDTLPKEGQNVLNFYLNGDSTKLIKATVNLLQGPFMKYDTIYDGQQVPLNTSSSNLNTYKLTQLGYFKGKLLDVSNTADIHYTGSNRNVFLYINNVLVDLDGSGADFKLASSSETAAANALASGNNEIKFVYKPGIEYSNTVKVNFTQTNIPVIPVSNTQGIIPFTPVSGLSSAPKYSEIAPKTKDANFTKVDDTNYNTSLKNINVFGTFSIADLGKADQVNGSLSDIANKDQYILEIKGSDDSEVNWTLNNEFYSAEDAKTAYNSGSTTDKFTNKELKDLLVYYHPDKKYFSFVLKNQTVPQDGTPVAYNITLYNSGKSGPFATFRLQVSGQSTSFDILRPLPEKRIVNQNFVQVVVNASNADSVMVGKETAVQEGFDSDYDGTVDYPSTYKAIVTGLKANKDNKIDVVVTKGKDKLKQTITVKYVPTNIPGEQYMEAMKTSHKVFDGNLTLAFAKGTSLIRRDYDQPQQFKNQVFSGHTLYFAIANSEDGVVDRHEFETEKALSDMQSLIADGSRYFSRDFPTRFTKSSPVFWIDPGTADDIKTDAYDPVTYGADPYQLANKSQNDSSKIKNFYWRDPSNELVPSKRATLTLTYDSSIAQDAGKQMAVFYFDSDLKDWQNIGGVVDPKKHTIKVPFDRFGYYVAAKVGETYSDVIKHKYARDYIEAILAKGVMNPMDPINSFGPDSYIKRGEFTSMIVKGLQIPLNFSGAKHFDDVSIPNTISADALYDYRYIETAARAGIVKGSQPRVFMPEDVITRQDVAVIIAKALNLKLETDHDKIMKNLSKTFKDADKIDYYAQASVLAIAKKGFITGSPVDASDLKKGYMFNPTSLTLRGDAAIIIGKVMADKKLLPKI; encoded by the coding sequence TTGAAACGATTGCTATCTATGTTGCTGACGGTTGGTCTCATCATTGGCTTGGTGCCGGCGGCCCTGGTAGGTACGGCTCATGCTGCGACGGGAACTTATTTTATTTTTCCAAATGAAAAGTATGATGTGGATTCAGCCAGATCGGTAAACACCGACCGTATCACGGTTAACGGAACGATTAATGGAGTGAACGGAAGCACGATATCATATAGTGTATTCCAGCTCTCCAAAAATGGAACGACCCTTAACGTGGTAAATAAAAATGAGAGCCAAAAGGGCGGAATTACGGTCGTTGGCTCCACGCTTAAAGTTACAGACATTAAACTGTTTCCTGGTTTGAACCGAATCACATTCCAAAGCAGCCAAAACTCGGCGGATATGAAGGATTCTATTTACGTAGAGTACCAGGATGGACCAAAGGTTTATGATCTGTCTGCTACGCTGAACGGTAAAACTGAACAATTAGTAGAGAACCAAACAGCTGTGCTGACAGACAGTGGTAATAGCGGTACGGATGACGTTAAAGTGGTCATTCAGGGTACGGCGCCTAATGCTGATAGTGTAACGCTCACGTCTGCAAAAAGCAGTAATACGTATACTGTTAACTCTTATACCGGCTACAAACTAACAGGAAGTGTTGTACTCAGTCCAGGTAAAAATGTAGTGACTCTTAAAGTGGGTAACGGAACTCAGGCTCTTACGGTTACGCGTGAAATTACGATCTATACGGGCAAACCTGAATTTTCCGATTTGAACCTGAACATGGACGGGAATGTGTCGGCCGATCTGACCACTTCGCCTGACTTTACCGTATCATCTACGAGTGGAGTTGTTTTGAAGGGTAAGGTTTTGGTTCCAGGCGGTGCATCCGATCCGGGAGTGGCTACAATCAATGCACGGTTTACGGATGTGAGTAACAATGGCAGTGCTGTGGGCAGTGCTAGTGGGATTGATGCCACGATTGATACTGCTAATGTGGTTACATCAAATGGTTATAAGGTATATCCATTTCAGGTGACTGTACCTTCAGAGGTTGTGGTGGATCATTTGACCAGAGTATCCTTGGGTCTAACTTATAGTGATACCAGTACCCCGCCTTCTCCGTCGGCTGTCCAATTTACATTGCGCAGCAGCACTCAGCCGTATATCGATGATGTAAACTATCTTCCTGATTTTAATAATCAATTGTTGAGCAGAGTTAATGGAAGCGGGTCTGATCAGGCAGCTGCCATAGATGAAGCTATGAAATTAACTGGAAGCTCTATGAAAAACAAGACTACAGATGCTCCATCTGTTCCTGTAGGTATGGAGTTCATCGTTGTTAATGGAGCACCTTCTTCAATCAGTGAGCTTTCTGGTGTATCGGTTCATACTGTAGGGTCACCTCAAGATGTGATTCGGACCATCAATGGCAAGCCAACACAAGTGAAGAAAATTGTTGCTTATGTGGACACTTTGCCTAAAGAAGGACAAAACGTACTGAATTTTTACCTGAATGGTGACTCGACCAAGCTAATTAAAGCAACGGTGAATCTGCTGCAGGGGCCATTCATGAAATATGATACGATTTATGATGGACAACAAGTGCCGTTAAATACCTCCAGCTCAAACTTGAATACCTATAAGCTGACTCAATTGGGCTACTTTAAAGGTAAATTGCTTGATGTGAGCAACACAGCAGATATTCATTACACTGGAAGTAACCGAAATGTATTCCTGTATATTAATAATGTATTGGTTGATTTGGATGGCTCAGGGGCGGACTTTAAGCTTGCTTCTTCCTCGGAAACAGCCGCAGCCAACGCACTGGCAAGCGGGAATAATGAAATCAAATTTGTGTACAAGCCAGGTATTGAATATAGCAATACGGTAAAAGTAAACTTTACACAGACCAATATTCCAGTAATTCCAGTTTCAAACACACAGGGGATTATTCCTTTTACACCTGTTAGTGGCTTGAGCAGTGCTCCGAAGTATAGCGAAATTGCACCGAAAACAAAAGATGCTAATTTCACTAAAGTGGATGATACCAATTACAATACATCCCTGAAAAATATCAATGTATTTGGTACATTCAGTATTGCTGATTTGGGTAAAGCGGATCAGGTCAATGGTTCGTTAAGCGATATTGCCAATAAAGATCAATATATTTTAGAGATTAAGGGATCGGACGACAGCGAGGTCAATTGGACGCTGAATAATGAGTTTTACTCAGCAGAAGATGCTAAGACAGCATACAACTCTGGTTCCACTACGGATAAATTTACAAATAAAGAATTAAAAGACCTACTTGTGTACTATCACCCGGACAAAAAGTATTTCAGCTTTGTGTTGAAAAACCAAACCGTTCCGCAAGATGGAACACCAGTAGCCTATAACATTACCTTGTACAACAGTGGCAAGAGCGGACCATTTGCAACGTTCCGACTGCAAGTATCTGGTCAATCCACATCTTTTGATATTTTGCGTCCGCTTCCTGAAAAGAGAATCGTGAATCAAAACTTTGTGCAAGTGGTTGTGAATGCAAGTAATGCAGATAGTGTGATGGTAGGTAAGGAAACAGCAGTTCAAGAGGGATTCGATTCTGATTATGATGGCACCGTTGATTACCCTTCAACTTACAAAGCCATCGTCACAGGTCTAAAGGCCAACAAAGATAATAAAATTGACGTAGTGGTTACAAAAGGTAAAGATAAACTGAAACAGACCATTACAGTTAAATATGTTCCTACGAATATTCCTGGTGAGCAATACATGGAAGCGATGAAAACATCGCACAAAGTGTTTGATGGTAATCTTACACTTGCTTTTGCTAAGGGAACTAGTCTGATTCGTCGGGATTATGATCAACCGCAGCAATTCAAAAATCAGGTTTTTTCCGGTCATACATTGTACTTTGCGATAGCAAATAGCGAAGATGGTGTGGTGGACCGTCATGAATTTGAAACTGAAAAAGCATTGTCGGATATGCAGAGCTTGATTGCAGATGGAAGTAGATACTTCAGCAGAGACTTCCCAACTCGTTTTACCAAGTCAAGTCCGGTATTCTGGATTGACCCAGGTACAGCAGATGATATCAAAACGGATGCTTACGATCCGGTAACTTATGGTGCTGATCCATATCAACTGGCTAATAAATCACAAAATGACAGCAGTAAGATCAAAAACTTCTACTGGCGCGATCCTTCTAATGAATTAGTACCATCCAAGCGTGCAACATTAACCTTGACGTATGATAGCAGTATCGCGCAGGATGCAGGGAAACAAATGGCAGTGTTCTATTTTGATTCGGATCTTAAAGATTGGCAGAACATTGGTGGTGTGGTGGATCCGAAGAAACATACCATTAAAGTACCGTTTGATCGTTTTGGCTACTATGTTGCAGCTAAGGTTGGAGAAACGTATAGTGATGTCATTAAGCACAAGTACGCCAGAGATTACATTGAGGCCATTCTGGCTAAGGGTGTCATGAACCCAATGGATCCAATTAATAGCTTTGGACCTGACAGCTACATTAAAAGAGGCGAATTCACATCTATGATTGTCAAAGGTCTGCAAATTCCTCTTAATTTCAGCGGGGCGAAGCATTTTGATGATGTGTCTATTCCAAATACGATATCAGCAGATGCTCTCTATGATTATCGTTATATTGAAACAGCCGCACGTGCCGGTATTGTAAAAGGTTCGCAACCGAGAGTCTTTATGCCGGAGGATGTAATTACACGTCAGGATGTAGCGGTCATTATCGCCAAGGCATTGAATTTGAAGTTGGAGACAGATCACGACAAGATCATGAAGAATCTGTCTAAAACCTTTAAAGATGCAGATAAGATTGATTACTATGCACAAGCATCTGTGCTTGCGATTGCCAAGAAGGGCTTTATCACGGGTTCACCTGTTGATGCTAGTGATCTGAAAAAAGGGTATATGTTTAATCCTACATCTCTGACCTTGCGTGGAGATGCGGCCATTATTATTGGTAAAGTTATGGCTGATAAAAAGTTGCTTCCTAAAATCTAG
- a CDS encoding glycosyltransferase family 4 protein yields MLLIYIIGFIMALGLALLLTPLVKKFAVKVGAVDVPNARKVHTRIMPRLGGLGIFLAFLLSLLAISPFVPEGTLSSRDINFIAAFLIGGTLITLIGALDDRFDLNAKLKFLAQIAVACMVVFAFDIRVDFVNVPFQDAYSSLESWISIPLTIFWIVGVTNAINLIDGLDGLAAGVSGIAIGTIFVMSLLMGNYMVAMLCLVLLGSIIGFLFFNFHPAKIFMGDTGSLFLGFSLAMLSMLGFKQIAIVSFITPLIIIGVPLSDTFFAIIRRKLQKKPIFSPDKGHLHHCLRELGFSHRQTVLIIYGIAAFFGVLAVIQSSAALNEANWVTFVVICIMMFFLQIGAEVIGLVGKTKRPVINTLIRLLAKPDSQTRSKL; encoded by the coding sequence ATGCTATTGATCTATATTATTGGTTTCATCATGGCACTGGGACTTGCGCTGTTGTTGACACCGCTCGTCAAGAAATTCGCTGTGAAGGTTGGAGCCGTCGATGTACCGAATGCCCGAAAAGTACATACTCGGATTATGCCGCGACTTGGCGGACTGGGGATTTTTCTGGCGTTTCTGTTGTCCTTATTAGCGATTTCACCTTTTGTACCTGAAGGAACGCTGTCTTCGCGGGATATTAACTTTATCGCAGCCTTTCTGATTGGCGGAACGCTGATTACACTGATTGGTGCCCTCGATGATCGTTTTGATCTTAATGCAAAATTGAAATTTTTGGCTCAAATTGCCGTTGCATGTATGGTCGTATTTGCTTTTGATATTCGTGTTGATTTTGTGAATGTGCCTTTTCAGGATGCATACTCTTCTTTGGAGAGCTGGATCTCCATTCCCCTTACGATTTTCTGGATTGTAGGTGTAACGAATGCCATCAATTTGATTGACGGCCTGGATGGACTGGCTGCTGGGGTTTCAGGAATTGCAATCGGAACGATTTTTGTAATGTCCCTTCTGATGGGTAACTATATGGTTGCTATGCTTTGCCTGGTTTTATTGGGCAGCATTATCGGATTTCTGTTTTTCAACTTTCACCCTGCAAAAATATTTATGGGTGACACAGGATCTCTATTTTTAGGCTTCTCTCTGGCCATGTTGTCGATGCTTGGTTTTAAACAGATCGCTATTGTATCGTTTATTACGCCATTAATCATTATCGGCGTGCCTTTGTCTGATACATTCTTTGCTATCATTCGTCGCAAGTTACAGAAAAAACCGATTTTCTCACCAGACAAAGGTCATTTACATCACTGCCTGCGTGAATTGGGCTTTAGCCACAGACAGACTGTATTGATTATTTACGGTATAGCTGCATTTTTTGGCGTATTAGCCGTTATCCAATCGTCTGCTGCACTTAATGAAGCGAACTGGGTTACCTTTGTCGTGATATGTATCATGATGTTCTTCTTACAGATCGGCGCCGAGGTTATTGGTCTTGTTGGCAAAACCAAACGTCCGGTAATTAACACCTTGATTCGGTTGCTGGCTAAGCCAGATTCTCAGACTCGTTCGAAATTATAA
- a CDS encoding WecB/TagA/CpsF family glycosyltransferase — translation MTVDKVTNVPTVPIFGVPVSRLNMKDTLNVLIQAVESRRPHQVITANPIMVMAALENPKYMSVMKQAELIVPDGTGVVWAANYVGHPVPERVAGFDLLHELLEAGENYHWKVYLLGSTSEVIQATAQRVHELYPGITVCGKRDGFFGPEEDEAVIAAIREANPDLLFVARGADTQEPWIGKYKEQLGVPVMMGVGGSFDVISGKAKRAPKLFQKLRAEWLYRLLKEPSRYKRMLALPKFAVKVMREKENVTKV, via the coding sequence GTGACAGTTGATAAGGTTACGAATGTGCCAACCGTCCCGATTTTCGGTGTTCCGGTATCAAGGCTTAATATGAAAGATACATTAAATGTATTGATCCAAGCGGTAGAGTCTCGCCGTCCACATCAAGTAATTACTGCTAACCCGATTATGGTTATGGCTGCATTGGAAAATCCAAAGTACATGTCCGTGATGAAGCAGGCGGAGCTCATCGTTCCGGATGGGACTGGCGTGGTTTGGGCCGCAAATTATGTAGGGCATCCAGTACCAGAACGTGTGGCGGGTTTTGATTTGTTACATGAATTGCTTGAAGCTGGAGAAAACTATCATTGGAAAGTTTATTTGCTCGGATCGACATCCGAGGTGATTCAAGCGACTGCACAACGGGTACATGAGCTTTATCCTGGAATTACGGTTTGCGGCAAGCGTGACGGATTTTTTGGACCGGAAGAGGATGAAGCGGTGATTGCAGCTATTCGTGAAGCAAATCCCGATTTGCTGTTTGTAGCACGTGGAGCAGACACACAGGAACCCTGGATTGGTAAATATAAAGAACAATTGGGCGTTCCCGTGATGATGGGGGTGGGCGGCAGCTTCGATGTCATATCCGGTAAAGCTAAACGCGCTCCTAAATTGTTCCAAAAGCTCAGAGCTGAGTGGCTGTATAGGCTACTGAAAGAGCCAAGTCGCTACAAAAGAATGCTTGCGCTGCCGAAATTCGCCGTGAAAGTGATGCGTGAAAAAGAAAACGTCACAAAAGTGTGA
- the csaB gene encoding polysaccharide pyruvyl transferase CsaB produces MVTTAQTIIISGYYGFHNSGDEAVLKSILTALEEESRQAGITIKPVVLSSDPDWTQKMYGVEAVPRMSLGEVRRAIKNSDGLISGGGSLLQDATSPKSIPYYLAILKLAQWAGKPTFVYAQGIGPVQRKIFYPMIRSVFQRCEYVSVRDEQSATLLGAMKLKRPAVEVVPDPVMGLPLPSHSEGLHKAAVEGEDELPIVGVSVRYWDKERRELTAIADGLKKLVAARRVHLRFFPFHLPDDEQASRMVMDLLGDVRETGSCVSMCEQVTDPQQMLLEVSRCSLMIGMRLHSLIYAASHQVPPLGISYDPKIDHFLGRVGSQPVGTTEALDGQKLANEAIRLLEQRGQWIESQGAAIALLKSEARLPAQHIINYLCRKG; encoded by the coding sequence ATGGTCACCACAGCTCAAACGATAATAATCTCGGGTTATTACGGCTTTCACAATAGTGGAGACGAGGCGGTGCTCAAGTCGATTTTGACAGCATTAGAGGAAGAAAGCCGTCAGGCGGGTATTACGATTAAGCCTGTTGTGCTGTCTTCGGACCCCGATTGGACGCAGAAGATGTACGGAGTAGAAGCTGTACCACGAATGAGTCTGGGAGAAGTTCGGAGAGCCATTAAAAACAGTGACGGGTTAATCAGCGGCGGCGGAAGTTTGCTTCAGGACGCAACAAGTCCCAAAAGCATTCCTTATTATCTGGCGATTCTCAAGCTGGCTCAGTGGGCCGGAAAGCCGACGTTTGTGTATGCTCAAGGCATTGGTCCGGTGCAACGGAAGATATTTTACCCTATGATCCGGTCTGTGTTTCAGCGCTGCGAATATGTATCTGTAAGAGATGAACAGTCTGCGACGCTACTGGGCGCCATGAAATTAAAACGCCCTGCTGTCGAGGTCGTTCCCGATCCCGTAATGGGGCTTCCATTGCCCTCCCATTCTGAAGGCTTGCACAAAGCGGCTGTTGAAGGGGAGGATGAACTTCCGATTGTTGGTGTGTCGGTACGTTACTGGGACAAGGAGCGTCGTGAATTAACGGCGATTGCGGATGGTTTGAAGAAATTAGTTGCTGCACGCCGTGTGCATTTGCGCTTTTTCCCTTTTCATCTGCCGGACGATGAGCAGGCTTCAAGGATGGTAATGGATTTGTTAGGGGATGTTAGGGAAACGGGCAGCTGTGTCAGCATGTGTGAGCAGGTTACCGATCCTCAGCAGATGCTGCTGGAAGTCAGCCGCTGCAGTTTGATGATCGGGATGAGATTGCATAGTCTGATTTATGCAGCATCCCATCAAGTGCCCCCGTTGGGGATATCCTATGATCCGAAAATTGACCATTTTCTCGGTCGCGTCGGTAGCCAGCCTGTAGGCACTACAGAAGCGCTGGATGGTCAAAAGCTGGCTAATGAGGCTATACGACTGTTGGAACAGCGGGGCCAATGGATCGAGAGCCAGGGAGCGGCGATTGCTTTGTTAAAGAGCGAGGCCCGTTTGCCGGCACAGCATATCATTAATTACTTGTGTCGCAAAGGATGA
- a CDS encoding DUF5693 family protein encodes MYQKWQYWNTASRKWLWILVALGLLASIPVIADRVQTESSSKKVEIVFDYRDLTEAASYQAHPQDYLNEQLDRLKQAGVNSMAMYESTLDDFRKAGRVVTYTTQNIADMEKRLSPANENFTYVVFADKENAEALKPLIERTFSSLDINVKPWTFQGHEGLVVETSPEDAYLKPMQPDPIAMKQLRSKGFFIVPRMSDSLPYNQELTEETLASFQENGVKRILFEGDSVKGFTDNEKEHSLAAFAQLLNKYNIGLAAIENLKKPQAGFNKLAYAIKYNVVRLYSLSDKDSTLDVETLADRFALATKDRNIRMLYLNTAPTRSVAEAKVKDSVDNLIHSLDNPGNAVQRMEKKGFELGQAEPFQVVDSSYQRYLKLVVVLGALAFFSIMVSYFVPALTLLAFGLGLIGSAGLYVLNSSLMEQGLALLAAISGPTVAMVIAVRTIRIKREQEPELSVGRRLVQTLVLYVQTAVLSLAAVPFVIALLNSIAYSLVLNQFRGVSLLHILPIFLAAIYIFFYRGVSIREEISKLLRTPITVLWVIVLAVIGAAGVYYLSRTGNAGTVSNTELVFRNFLENAFGVRPRNKEFLMAHPLFIAGAFLALKYRKAIYLLIIAAIGQASMVDTFAHIHSPAALSLSRGLLGLGFGLILGIIAIVVWQVLEGCWKKWSPQLKR; translated from the coding sequence GTGTATCAGAAATGGCAGTATTGGAATACGGCTTCTCGAAAATGGTTATGGATTCTGGTTGCACTTGGCTTGCTGGCTTCCATTCCTGTAATTGCCGATCGTGTGCAGACAGAATCATCAAGTAAAAAAGTAGAGATCGTATTCGACTATCGGGATTTGACGGAGGCAGCTTCGTATCAGGCCCACCCACAGGATTACCTGAATGAGCAGCTTGACCGTTTAAAACAGGCTGGTGTGAACAGTATGGCAATGTATGAAAGTACGTTGGACGATTTCCGCAAAGCGGGCCGGGTCGTAACCTATACGACTCAGAACATCGCAGATATGGAAAAACGCCTTTCACCTGCAAATGAGAATTTTACGTACGTTGTTTTTGCTGACAAGGAAAATGCTGAGGCATTAAAGCCGTTAATTGAACGTACTTTTAGCAGTCTGGACATTAACGTCAAACCATGGACTTTTCAGGGCCATGAAGGGCTCGTTGTAGAAACTTCTCCAGAGGACGCGTATCTCAAACCCATGCAGCCTGATCCGATTGCCATGAAACAGCTTCGGAGTAAAGGATTTTTTATTGTTCCTCGGATGAGCGACAGCCTTCCTTACAATCAGGAATTGACGGAAGAGACGTTGGCTTCCTTTCAGGAGAATGGCGTAAAACGCATTTTGTTTGAAGGAGATTCTGTCAAAGGGTTTACAGATAATGAGAAAGAACACAGTCTGGCGGCATTTGCTCAATTGCTGAACAAATACAATATTGGCCTGGCCGCTATTGAAAACTTGAAAAAACCGCAGGCAGGCTTCAACAAGCTGGCTTACGCTATAAAATATAATGTTGTGCGCCTGTACTCCCTGAGTGACAAAGATTCAACGCTTGATGTGGAGACGTTGGCTGATCGTTTTGCATTGGCGACCAAGGACCGCAACATTCGCATGCTGTATCTTAATACAGCTCCGACCCGTAGTGTGGCTGAGGCCAAAGTGAAGGATTCTGTAGATAACTTGATCCATAGCTTGGACAATCCGGGTAATGCTGTTCAACGGATGGAGAAAAAGGGATTTGAGCTTGGACAGGCTGAACCATTTCAAGTGGTTGATTCGTCGTACCAGCGTTACCTGAAATTGGTGGTTGTACTGGGGGCACTGGCTTTCTTCTCCATTATGGTGTCGTATTTTGTCCCAGCGTTGACCTTGCTAGCGTTTGGATTGGGATTGATTGGCTCAGCAGGTCTTTACGTCTTGAACTCCAGCTTGATGGAGCAGGGCTTGGCACTACTTGCAGCGATTAGCGGACCCACAGTTGCAATGGTTATTGCTGTGCGTACGATTAGAATCAAACGTGAACAGGAACCTGAGCTTTCAGTAGGTCGCCGTCTCGTTCAAACACTTGTATTGTACGTTCAGACAGCGGTCTTGTCGTTGGCTGCTGTACCGTTTGTTATTGCGTTGTTGAATAGTATTGCATACAGCCTTGTGCTGAACCAATTTAGAGGCGTAAGCTTGCTTCACATTTTGCCGATTTTTTTGGCGGCGATATATATTTTCTTTTATCGGGGCGTTTCTATACGTGAAGAAATCTCAAAGCTGTTGCGCACGCCGATTACCGTACTATGGGTCATCGTACTAGCTGTTATTGGAGCCGCAGGAGTGTACTATTTGAGCCGTACCGGGAATGCGGGTACCGTGTCTAACACAGAGCTGGTTTTCCGAAATTTCCTTGAGAATGCATTTGGTGTGCGTCCGCGTAATAAGGAATTCTTGATGGCACACCCACTGTTTATTGCAGGTGCGTTCCTTGCGTTGAAATATCGCAAAGCGATCTATTTGCTGATTATAGCTGCTATTGGTCAAGCCTCTATGGTCGATACCTTTGCTCACATTCATTCTCCAGCGGCACTCTCGCTTAGTCGTGGGCTGTTAGGATTGGGATTTGGTCTGATTCTGGGAATTATCGCAATTGTCGTGTGGCAAGTGCTGGAAGGATGTTGGAAGAAATGGTCACCACAGCTCAAACGATAA
- a CDS encoding phospho-sugar mutase: MTQLSKKALESIESWLHDPYIDEETKQELRALEGNEQELEDRFYKELEFGTGGLRGVIGAGSNRMNRYVIGRATQGLARYILEQHVGKEGKPSVVIAHDSRHFSPEFALDAALVLAGNGIVAKLFPSLRPTPQLSFSVRHLGASGGIVVTASHNPPEYNGYKVYNDEGGQLVPDQAEQVIGYIHEVPSFADVHRLTREEAEAQGLLVWLGEQEDEAFVDTVASASVNRELIAAGPGKNFKVVFTPLHGSGNVPIRRVLEKIGFEQVHVVPEQEQPDAEFSTVKSPNPEERDAFKLAIALGEKIGADLLIGTDPDADRMGAVVKNRDGEYVVLSGNQSGAIMVYYLLNQLKETGKLPSNGAVVKTIVTSEMGAVIAEHFGATVFNTLTGFKYIGEKMNQFDQTGDYTYLFGYEESYGYLAGNYARDKDAVLAAMLIAEAAAYYSTQGKTLYDVLEELYEQFGYFLEKLESRTLKGKDGVAQIQGKMTDWRTTPPLEIAGVKVEKVLDYSQGLDGLPQENVLKFLLEDGSWFCLRPSGTEPKIKVYFAVRGSSLADAEQRISRLVEAVMARVDA; this comes from the coding sequence ATGACGCAGTTGAGTAAAAAGGCATTGGAAAGCATTGAGAGCTGGCTGCATGACCCTTATATTGATGAAGAAACCAAACAGGAGTTGCGCGCATTGGAAGGCAACGAGCAGGAGTTGGAGGATCGCTTTTACAAAGAGCTGGAATTCGGCACAGGTGGTCTGCGCGGAGTGATCGGGGCGGGCAGCAACCGGATGAATCGTTACGTCATTGGACGTGCGACTCAGGGACTGGCTCGTTATATTTTGGAGCAGCATGTGGGGAAAGAAGGGAAGCCTTCGGTTGTAATCGCACATGACTCGCGTCATTTCTCGCCAGAGTTTGCTTTGGATGCGGCTTTGGTGCTGGCAGGCAACGGCATCGTTGCTAAGCTGTTCCCATCCTTGCGTCCAACACCACAGCTTTCTTTTAGCGTACGTCATTTGGGAGCCAGTGGTGGAATTGTCGTAACAGCAAGCCATAACCCTCCTGAATATAATGGATACAAGGTATACAACGATGAAGGTGGTCAGCTTGTTCCTGATCAGGCCGAGCAGGTAATTGGTTATATCCATGAGGTTCCTTCTTTTGCTGATGTTCACCGTCTGACACGTGAAGAAGCAGAGGCGCAGGGCCTGCTGGTTTGGCTCGGAGAGCAAGAAGATGAAGCATTTGTGGATACGGTAGCCAGTGCGAGTGTTAATCGTGAGCTGATTGCAGCCGGACCAGGCAAAAACTTCAAGGTTGTGTTTACACCTCTTCATGGCTCAGGCAACGTACCGATTCGCCGCGTGTTGGAGAAAATCGGTTTTGAGCAGGTGCATGTTGTGCCTGAACAAGAACAGCCAGACGCTGAATTTTCCACTGTCAAATCACCAAACCCGGAAGAACGTGATGCCTTCAAGCTGGCGATTGCGCTGGGTGAAAAGATTGGTGCGGACTTGTTGATCGGTACAGACCCGGATGCGGATCGCATGGGAGCGGTTGTGAAAAACCGTGACGGCGAGTATGTAGTATTGTCCGGTAATCAGTCTGGCGCGATCATGGTCTACTACTTGTTGAACCAGCTAAAAGAAACGGGTAAGCTTCCAAGTAATGGAGCGGTCGTTAAAACCATCGTAACAAGTGAAATGGGCGCAGTGATTGCTGAGCATTTTGGAGCAACCGTATTTAACACGCTTACGGGCTTCAAGTACATTGGTGAGAAAATGAATCAGTTTGACCAAACAGGCGATTATACCTACCTGTTTGGCTATGAGGAGAGCTACGGCTATTTGGCAGGTAATTATGCCCGTGACAAGGATGCGGTCTTGGCGGCTATGCTGATCGCTGAAGCGGCTGCTTATTACAGTACCCAAGGCAAGACGCTGTATGATGTTTTAGAGGAGCTGTACGAGCAGTTTGGTTACTTTCTGGAGAAGCTGGAGTCCCGCACACTCAAGGGCAAGGATGGAGTGGCGCAGATTCAAGGCAAAATGACGGATTGGCGCACTACCCCACCTCTGGAGATTGCAGGCGTGAAGGTGGAAAAAGTGCTGGATTACTCACAGGGTTTGGACGGACTTCCGCAAGAGAATGTGCTTAAGTTCTTACTGGAAGACGGTTCGTGGTTCTGCTTGCGTCCTTCCGGTACCGAGCCGAAGATTAAAGTATACTTTGCGGTACGAGGTTCCTCTCTGGCGGATGCTGAGCAAAGAATCAGCCGTCTGGTGGAAGCTGTTATGGCACGCGTAGACGCTTGA